In Akkermansia muciniphila, one DNA window encodes the following:
- a CDS encoding PDZ domain-containing protein: protein MFRSSIMLLATMLCVSCVSHRPIQDSSSPPIDAANPLDGTPVALAWSSGTQLMMGVDTGAVQTSLLFSPAVESIGARLRGRGAMRTANVPVSLKDDEEPISRKQDVVMADQAPYDGLLGWECIRKYVWNINYPKRSHRFFNKLPSRIKNWNKLSLIPGSDYPQIADKHGRRIILDTGAPHAVYISKKRWNAIKQAYPDAFVSVYSGYSPAAGGFYAHECMHVSSFQLGPLELKNILLCESFANPEVMGIPDDIDIILGYGALAARQFWLDGPGNALYFSSTSHRMPAPASFNLMGGTFIQDRNGNGPMKAYVAEWSPAWDAGLRTGDVLISINGRKNPYPDLVEYVTTQRGAQASVVVQRRNRLVRIQWEVPAAPPAGDYYPTPQAITEQEFEKHVRQQEKKEQTQPPADGQQPPATAGETPDEAAPAPDGKTDKASAA, encoded by the coding sequence ATGTTCCGTTCCTCCATCATGCTTCTGGCAACCATGCTGTGCGTTTCCTGCGTATCGCACCGGCCTATCCAGGACAGCAGTTCCCCGCCCATTGACGCGGCCAACCCCCTGGACGGCACCCCCGTGGCGCTGGCGTGGAGTTCCGGAACGCAATTAATGATGGGCGTGGACACGGGAGCAGTCCAGACCTCCCTGCTTTTCTCCCCCGCAGTGGAATCCATCGGCGCCCGCCTTCGCGGCAGGGGAGCCATGCGCACGGCCAACGTGCCCGTTTCCCTGAAAGATGACGAAGAACCCATTTCCCGGAAACAGGACGTGGTGATGGCGGACCAGGCTCCGTATGACGGGTTGCTGGGCTGGGAATGCATCCGGAAATATGTGTGGAACATCAACTACCCCAAACGCTCCCACCGTTTTTTCAATAAACTTCCCTCCAGGATAAAAAACTGGAACAAGCTTTCCCTGATCCCCGGGTCCGACTACCCGCAAATCGCGGACAAGCACGGAAGGCGCATCATTCTGGATACGGGAGCCCCCCACGCCGTCTATATTTCCAAAAAACGCTGGAACGCCATTAAGCAGGCCTACCCGGACGCGTTCGTCAGCGTCTATTCCGGCTACAGCCCCGCCGCCGGCGGCTTTTACGCCCATGAATGCATGCATGTAAGCTCCTTTCAGCTGGGCCCCCTGGAATTAAAAAACATCCTGCTCTGCGAAAGCTTCGCCAACCCGGAAGTAATGGGCATCCCCGATGACATAGACATTATCCTGGGGTACGGCGCTCTGGCCGCGCGCCAGTTCTGGCTGGACGGCCCGGGGAACGCCCTTTATTTCAGCTCCACCAGCCACCGGATGCCCGCCCCCGCCTCCTTCAACCTGATGGGAGGAACCTTCATCCAGGACCGCAACGGGAACGGCCCCATGAAAGCTTACGTGGCTGAGTGGTCGCCCGCATGGGACGCCGGCCTCAGAACGGGGGACGTGCTTATTTCCATTAATGGAAGAAAGAATCCCTATCCGGACCTCGTAGAATACGTTACCACCCAGCGGGGGGCTCAGGCCAGCGTGGTGGTCCAGCGCAGGAACAGGCTGGTGCGCATCCAATGGGAAGTTCCGGCCGCCCCCCCCGCAGGGGACTATTACCCCACGCCCCAGGCCATTACGGAACAGGAATTCGAAAAACACGTCAGGCAGCAGGAAAAAAAAGAACAAACCCAGCCACCCGCAGACGGCCAGCAGCCCCCGGCTACTGCCGGAGAAACTCCGGATGAAGCCGCTCCCGCACCTGACGGGAAAACGGACAAAGCCTCCGCTGCCTGA
- a CDS encoding Minf_1886 family protein, which yields MTAPTFEDAVSRIVRKDPRFAERAYSFLKDALDFTMQRVEERENGSQRHVSGQELLEGFRDYALAQFGPMASTVMKEWGIRNGKNVGEMVFLLIEEDVFSKQPEDSLDDFKGFMNFRRAFEEPYEFQDQPS from the coding sequence ATGACCGCCCCTACGTTTGAAGATGCCGTGAGCCGTATTGTACGGAAGGATCCCCGTTTTGCGGAACGGGCGTATTCCTTTCTGAAAGATGCGCTGGATTTTACCATGCAGCGTGTTGAAGAGCGGGAAAACGGCTCTCAGAGGCATGTCAGCGGACAGGAACTGCTGGAAGGATTTCGGGATTACGCTCTCGCCCAGTTCGGGCCTATGGCTTCCACCGTGATGAAGGAATGGGGGATTAGGAACGGAAAGAATGTGGGGGAAATGGTTTTTTTACTGATTGAGGAAGACGTTTTTTCCAAACAGCCGGAGGACTCTCTGGATGATTTCAAGGGGTTCATGAATTTCCGCAGAGCTTTTGAAGAGCCTTATGAATTTCAGGACCAGCCCAGTTAA